In Daucus carota subsp. sativus chromosome 4, DH1 v3.0, whole genome shotgun sequence, one DNA window encodes the following:
- the LOC108217707 gene encoding uncharacterized protein At2g34160: MEKITEGVEKMKIAAGDSPKKNRIQVSNTKKPLFFYVNLAKKYMKQYNEVELSALGMAIATVVTVAEILKNSGFAVEKKILTYTADIKDENRPRPVQKVKMEILLGKTANFDELMAAAAAERELAAGDGEEWEMVGNS, translated from the exons ATGGAGAAAATAACCGAGGGAGTGGAGAAGATGAAAATAGCCGCCGGCGATTCCCCCAAGAAGAATCGAATTCAGGTCTCCAACACTAAGAAACCCTTGTTTTTCTACGTCAATCTCGCCAAG AAATATATGAAGCAGTACAATGAAGTTGAGCTTTCTGCCCTAGGAATGG CTATTGCCACAGTTGTCACCGTTGCGGAAATTCTTAAAAACAGTGGCTTTGCTGTGGAAAAAA AGATTCTGACATACACTGCTGACATCAAGGATGAAAACAGGCCGCGTCCAGTTCAGAAAGTCAAG ATGGAAATTTTGTTGGGGAAGACTGCAAATTTTGATGAATTAATGGCGGCTGCTGCAGCGGAGCGAGAACTTGCAGCAGGAGATGGCGAAGAGTGGGAGATGGTGGGAAATAGTTAG
- the LOC108216831 gene encoding pentatricopeptide repeat-containing protein At4g32430, mitochondrial: MITRHLIFKARLTKTLNSLIIFQRLCSFQHACQVFDKNPHRVNISAHQSMLKEIRENSHARALDIFKKERHLGLFNIDEVAVAIALKACRGDLRFGCQMHGFAVTSGLFGYLTVSNSLMNMYCKAGKFSLAFSMFENLDVLDVVSWNTILSGFQDGEDALSFACKMNSSEFKFDAVTYNVVLSHCADNEEFCFGSQLHGLVRKCGMEGEIYVGNALITLYTKWGRMLEADRVFKDMPEKDLVSWNSMISGYNQEGNYGVKAIEAFVQMVKEGMKLDHVSFTSVVSSCGNERNLKLGRQVHGLTIKRGFEMHVKVSNVLISMYSKCEVIEDARLVFWSMNDRNVISWTTMISINEGIAVSLFNEMRGDGVYPNDVTFITLVHAITTHVMMYEGKTVHGFCIKTSFVSEMNVANSFITMYARFEAIEDSKRVFDELECREIVSWNALISGYEQNRMYQEAVQTFLLARLHLRPNHYSFGSVLSAIGASESISLRHGEMSHSFLVKLGLNKDPIVLNALLDMYAKRGHISESLKIFKEIPERSQVAWTAIISAYARHGDYESVMILFEEMGSDNVRPDSLTFLSILTVCGRKGMVNKGREMFELMVNVYSIEPSHEHYSCMVDMLGRAGRLDEAEELVKQIPGGPGVSVMQSLLGSCRVHGNVEMGRWAADALMQMEPQESGSYVLMSNLYADKGDWEKVAMIRKVMRDRGVKKEIGFSWADVGDTDGSLSSHGFSSDDKTHKQWEEIYKMAECLGSGMKLILKAGEDFALQV, encoded by the coding sequence ATGATCACCCGCCATTTGATTTTCAAAGCCCGCCTCACTAAAACTCTAAACAGTCTAATAATTTTCCAAAGACTCTGTTCATTTCAACATGCCTGCCAAGTGTTCGATAAGAATCCTCATAGAGTTAATATCTCTGCTCATCAATCCATGCTTAAAGAGATTCGTGAAAATAGTCATGCCAGAGCTCTTGACATTTTCAAGAAAGAGCGTCACCTGGGTCTCTTCAACATTGATGAAGTTGCGGTCGCCATTGCACTCAAGGCTTGTCGAGGGGATTTGAGGTTTGGGTGCCAAATGCATGGGTTTGCTGTGACCTCTGGCTTGTTTGGTTATTTGACTGTATCAAATTCTTTGATGAACATGTATTGTAAAGCTGGAAAGTTCAGTCTAGCTTTTTCGATGTTTGAGAACCTTGATGTCCTGGATGTTGTTTCTTGGAATACTATTCTTTCGGGGTTTCAAGATGGTGAAGACGCGTTGAGTTTTGCTTGTAAGATGAATTCAAGTGAGTTTAAATTTGATGCTGTTACGTATAATGTTGTTCTATCGCATTGTGCAGACAACGAAGAGTTTTGTTTTGGAAGTCAGTTGCATGGTTTAGTACGTAAATGCGGTATGGAGGGTGAAATATATGTTGGGAATGCACTTATAACGTTGTATACTAAATGGGGAAGAATGCTGGAAGCTGATAGAGTATTTAAAGATATGCCCGAAAAAGATTTGGTTTCATGGAATTCAATGATCTCTGGTTACAATCAGGAGGGGAATTATGGGGTTAAGGCCATTGAAGCTTTTGTTCAGATGGTAAAAGAGGGAATGAAGCTTGATCACGTTTCGTTTACTAGTGTAGTTTCATCTTGCGGGAATGAAAGAAATTTGAAGCTTGGAAGGCAGGTGCATGGCTTAACAATTAAAAGGGGATTTGAGATGCATGTTAAGGTTTCTAATGTTTTGATCTCTATGTATTCCAAGTGTGAGGTCATAGAAGATGCACGATTGGTCTTTTGGAGCATGAATGATCGTAATGTGATATCCTGGACAACAATGATTTCGATAAATGAAGGGATTGCCGTTTCTCTATTCAATGAGATGAGAGGTGATGGAGTTTATCCAAATGATGTTACATTTATTACACTGGTTCATGCCATAACAACCCATGTTATGATGTATGAAGGTAAAACTGTTCATGGGTTCTGTATAAAGACAAGCTTTGTATCAGAAATGAATGTTGCCAATAGCTTCATTACCATGTATGCTAGGTTTGAGGCCATTGAAGACTCAAAACGAGTGTTCGATGAGCTTGAGTGCAGAGAAATTGTGTCTTGGAATGCTCTAATCTCTGGGTATGAGCAGAATAGAATGTATCAGGAAGCTGTTCAGACATTTTTGTTAGCAAGATTGCACCTACGACCAAACCACTACTCATTTGGCAGTGTTTTAAGTGCGATTGGGGCATCCGAGTCCATTTCTTTGAGGCATGGAGAAATGAGTCATTCTTTTTTGGTGAAGCTTGGACTGAACAAGGATCCTATTGTTTTAAACGCTCTCCTTGACATGTATGCAAAACGTGGACACATTTCGGAgtctctaaaaatatttaaagagaTACCAGAAAGAAGCCAAGTTGCTTGGACAGCTATTATTTCAGCCTATGCAAGGCATGGAGACTATGAATCAGTTATGATTTTGTTTGAAGAGATGGGAAGTGATAATGTTAGACCAGATTCACTTACGTTCCTTTCTATCTTAACTGTTTGTGGCAGGAAAGGAATGGTTAATAAAGGCCGTGAAATGTTTGAATTAATGGTAAACGTCTATTCAATTGAGCCATCTCATGAGCATTATTCATGCATGGTAGACATGTTGGGACGAGCAGGGCGGTTAGATGAGGCAGAGGAGCTTGTGAAACAGATTCCAGGAGGACCTGGAGTGTCTGTAATGCAGAGCTTGCTTGGATCTTGCAGAGTACATGGTAATGTGGAAATGGGGAGGTGGGCAGCCGACGCATTGATGCAGATGGAGCCCCAAGAATCTGGTTCGTATGTGTTGATGTCAAACTTATATGCAGATAAAGGGGATTGGGAGAAAGTAGCAATGATACGTAAAGTGATGCGAGATAGAGGTGTAAAGAAGGAGATAGGTTTTAGCTGGGCAGATGTAGGCGACACTGATGGTTCCTTGAGTTCACATGGATTCTCATCTGATGACAAGACTCATAAACAATGGGAGGAGATCTATAAAATGGCAGAATGCTTAGGAtcaggaatgaaactaattTTGAAGGCCGGGGAAGATTTTGCATTGCAAGTATAA
- the LOC108216301 gene encoding uncharacterized protein LOC108216301 gives MGWIGEQVDSIKSIQFRQFITQTISLGMIVTSALIIWKGLMCVTGSESPVVVVLSGSMEPGFKRGDILFLHMSKDPIRAGEIVVFNIDGREIPIVHRVIKVHERPDTGEVEVLTKGDNNLGDDRLLYAQGQLWLQRHHVMGRAVGFLPYVGWVTIIMTEKPIIKYILIGALGLLVITSKE, from the exons ATGGGGTGGATCGGAGAGCAAGTAGATTCAATCAAGTCTATTCAATTCAGACAGTTTATCACTCAGACCATCTCTCTCg GCATGATTGTCACATCAGCACTAATTATATGGAAAGGATTGATGTGTGTGACTGGTAGCGAGTCACCTGTTGTTGTGGTGCTTTCTGGGAGCATGGAGCCTGGCTTCAAGAGA GGTGACATTTTATTCTTGCATATGAGCAAGGATCCAATTCGCGCGGGAGAAATTGTCGTGTTCAATATTGAT GGACGTGAAATTCCTATTGTCCATCGAGTTATTAAG GTTCACGAGCGCCCAGACACTGGAGAAGTAGAAGTCCTCACAAAAG GTGACAATAATCTTGGGGATGACAGACTTCTGTATGCTCAGGGACAGCTCTGGCTGCAAAGACATCATGTAATGGGGAGAGCTGTAGG GTTCTTGCCCTATGTTGGCTGGGTAACAATCATTATGACTGAAAAGCCTATAATCAAG TACATATTGATTGGAGCTTTAGGCCTGCTTGTCATTACATCAAAGGAGTAG
- the LOC108215557 gene encoding chaperone protein dnaJ 49, with amino-acid sequence MDGNKDEAIKCLKIGRDALDVGDRSRALKFISKARRLDPSLPVDDLLSKIQSLDTPIDNGSPKPNSDEVDANSAPRRRNSATGSSSSSSSVAYTEEQVAIVREIKRKKDFYDILGLEKSASVEDIRKAYRKLSLKVHPDKNKAPGAEEAFKMVSKSFMCLNDEESRKRYDVVGSDEIVYERRPARRNQGFNGFYDGDVDAEEIFRNFFFGGMNPGAATQFRGFGFGNGVHVRMGNNNGSAGTSNARALIQLIPVILFVLLSLWPSAEPVYSLSRSYPYQHLVTTQKGVDYYVKSRNFDQEYPTGSNEREELELRIERDYLSVLSHNCQIERQRLQWGFVKEAPHCDALKQFRAAA; translated from the coding sequence ATGGACGGCAACAAAGACGAGGCAATCAAATGTCTCAAAATCGGCCGAGACGCACTCGACGTCGGCGATCGATCTCGCGCGCTCAAATTCATCTCAAAAGCTCGTCGTCTCGATCCTTCTCTCCCTGTCGATGATTTACTCTCCAAGATTCAATCTTTAGACACTCCGATTGATAACGGATCACCAAAACCTAATTCTGATGAGGTTGATGCTAATTCTGCTCCTCGTAGGAGGAATTCAGCTACTGGATCGTCTTCTTCGTCGTCTTCGGTTGCGTATACTGAAGAACAAGTGGCGATTGTGAGGGAAATTAAGAGGAAGAAGGATTTTTATGATATTCTAGGGTTGGAGAAGAGTGCTAGTGTGGAGGATATAAGGAAGGCGTATCGGAAGTTGTCTCTTAAGGTTCATCCAGATAAGAATAAGGCGCCGGGAGCTGAGGAGGCGTTTAAGATGGTTTCCAAGTCGTTTATGTGTTTGAATGATGAGGAGAGTAGGAAAAGGTATGATGTTGTTGGTTCTGATGAGATTGTTTATGAGCGGAGACCGGCTAGGAGGAATCAAGGGTTTAATGGATTTTATGATGGGGATGTGGATGCTGAGGAGATTTTTAGGAATTTCTTCTTTGGGGGAATGAATCCTGGTGCTGCTACTCAGTTTCGGGGGTTTGGTTTTGGGAATGGAGTACATGTGAGAATGGGGAATAATAATGGTTCTGCTGGTACTTCAAATGCTAGGGCATTGATTCAGCTGATACCAGTGATTCTGTTTGTTTTGTTGAGCCTGTGGCCGTCTGCTGAGCCTGTTTACAGTCTTTCTAGATCTTATCCCTATCAACATTTGGTTACTACACAAAAGGGTGTCGATTATTATGTCAAATCGAGGAATTTTGATCAAGAGTATCCTACTGGTAGCAATGAGCGTGAGGAGCTTGAGTTAAGGATTGAAAGAGATTATCTCTCAGTTCTTAGCCACAATTGTCAGATTGAGAGGCAGCGGCTTCAGTGGGGTTTTGTTAAGGAAGCACCACATTGCGATGCTCTAAAGCAGTTTCGGGCAGCAGCCTGA
- the LOC108216366 gene encoding adenine nucleotide transporter BT1, chloroplastic/mitochondrial yields MDSKNLEFLGSDGDGLFLNPGVGFLWCPRENNFHSGALFASIGQMGGGVGISAGTNASNTSDSVLKLSYSNKYMAMPETGYRTVGASELAVSEEWEVGEEGMLGKKKKKGGLKFKVKIGNPSLRRLVSGAIAGAVSRTSVAPLETIRTHLMVGSCGHSTTEVFQDIMKTEGWKGLFRGNLVNVIRVAPSKAIELFAYDTVKKHLTPKSGEQPIQPIPASLIAGAVAGISSTICTYPLELLKTRLTVQRGVYKNLVDAFIKIVQEEGPAELYRGLTPSVIGVIPYAATNYFAYDSLRKAYKKVFKKEDVENLATLLIGSAAGAISSSATFPLEVARKHMQAGAINGRQYNNMLHALLSILEKEGVPGLYKGLGPSCLKLVPAAGISFMCYEACKKILVEKDDNL; encoded by the exons ATGGACTCGAAAAATCTTGAATTTTTGGGAAGTGATGGAGATGGGCTGTTCTTGAACCCTGGAGTTGGGTTTCTGTGGTGCCCGAGGGAGAATAATTTTCATAGTGGTGCCTTGTTTGCAAGCATTGGACAAATGGGAGGGGGTGTTGGGATATCTGCCGGTACTAATGCTTCTAATACAAGTGATAGTGTGTTGAAGCTTTCATATTCTAATAAGTATATGGCGATGCCTGAAACTGGTTATCGGACGGTAGGGGCTTCTGAATTGGCTGTGAGTGAGGAGTGGGAGGTGGGAGAGGAGGGGATGTTggggaagaaaaagaagaagggtGGACTCAAATTTAAAGTAAAGATTGGCAATCCATCTCTTAGAAGATTGGTGAGTGGGGCAATTGCAGGGGCAGTATCGCGAACATCCGTTGCTCCGTTGGAGACCATTAGGACGCATTTGATGGTTGGAAGTTGTGGTCATTCAACCACAGAAGTGTTTCAGGATATCATGAAGACTGAAGGATGGAAGGGCTTATTTAGGGGTAATCTGGTCAACGTCATCCGCGTTGCCCCAAGCAAGGCTATAGAG TTGTTCGCTTATGATACTGTGAAGAAACATCTGACACCTAAATCAGGAGAACAACCTATACAGCCTATACCAGCATCCCTAATTGCTGGTGCTGTTGCTGGCATCAGCTCAACTATATGCACCTACCCCCTTGAGTTGCTGAAAACTCGACTGACTGTCCAG AGGGGCGTCTATAAAAATCTTGTAGATGCCTTCATCAAGATCGTGCAAGAGGAAGGACCAGCAGAACTATATCGAGGCCTCACACCAAGTGTAATTGGAGTGATCCCATATGCTGCTACTAATTATTTTGCATATGATTCATTACGAAAGGCTTACAAGAAAGTTTTCAAAAAGGAAGACGTTGAAAATTTAGCAACTCTACTCATAGGATCAGCAGCTGGTGCAATATCTAGTAGTGCAACTTTTCCCCTTGAAGTGGCTAGAAAGCATATGCAAGCTGGAGCTATTAACGGGAGACAGTACAACAACATGCTCCATGCCCTTTTGTCCATACTTGAAAAGGAAGGAGTTCCAGGCCTTTACAAGGGTTTGGGCCCAAGCTGTTTAAAATTGGTACCTGCTGCAGGAATTTCTTTCATGTGTTACGAGGCATGTAAAAAGATATTAGTCGAGAAAGATGATAATCTCTAA
- the LOC108215537 gene encoding ribosome biogenesis regulatory protein homolog, which translates to MGEQSSNFEVDLGNLMAFDPHHHFSTPPSREELVKESIQQGTKLVQAIADSLFSLTSTEDRDGPIVKLPPPTTRLPREKPLPKPRPPTKWEEFAKKKGIKNYKKDKQVFDEQTGTWKRRYGYDRVNDDNDVPIIEAKLTDEPGQDPFAKRRTEKKQRVEKQEKNRLHNLKDAAKVGALPSHVQLAATALPITGTQAAPKKISKDELGNVAGMAATATASGGKFDKKLAGEKPAKHDKKYRKFLPVVEGSGMGSLERQQTDKVLNKLLSSNSHNILDVNKAVNFYNVKKDKKRKHQGKDQGKTSSTSSKLKSKKSPYKKMSKKGSSSEGKSKRN; encoded by the exons ATGGGTGAGCAGAGCAGCAACTTTGAAGTTGATCTTGGGAATCTAATGGCTTTTGACCCTCATCACCATTTCTCAACTCCGCCTtccag AGAGGAGCTGGTAAAGGAGAGCATACAGCAAGGCACCAAACTAGTTCAAGCAATTGCTGATTCTCTATTTAGCTTAACTTCAACTGAAGACCGAGATGGACCCATTGTCAAATTGCCTCCACCCACAACAAGATTGCCAAGAGAGAAGCCT CTGCCAAAGCCTAGACCTCCAACAAAATGGGAAGAGTTTGCCAAAAAGAAAG GCATCAAGAACTACAAGAAGGACAAGCAGGTGTTTGATGAACAAACTGGTACCTGGAAGCGTCGGTATGGATATGACCGTGTAAACGATGACAATGATGTTCCAATTATCGAAGCAAAGTTGACTGATG AGCCAGGACAGGATCCATTTGCTAAGAGGCGCACGGAAAAGAAGCAACGAGTAGAAAAGCAAGAGAAAAACCGCTTACATAATTTAAAAGATGCAGCAAAAGTTGGTGCTCTGCCAAG CCATGTTCAACTTGCTGCCACAGCATTGCCTATAACAGGGACACAAGCTGCGCCTAAAAAAATTAGTAAGGATGAACTAGGGAATGTTGCTGGTATGGCAGCAACTGCAACTGCCAGTGGTGGTAAGTTTGACAAGAAATTGGCTGGTGAGAAGCCAGCAAAACATGACAAGAAATATCGAAAG TTCTTACCAGTAGTGGAAGGATCAGGAATGGGCTCATTAGAACGGCAACAAACTGATAAAGTTCTGAACAAGTTATTGTCCTCCAATTCCCACAACATACTTGATGTTAACAAG GCCGTTAACTTTTACAATGTAAAGAAGGACAAGAAGCGAAAACATCAAGGAAAGGATCAAGGGAAAACCTCATCGACGTCAAGCAAGTTAAAATCCAAGAAAAGTCCTTACAAGAAAATGTCAAAGAAAGGATCTTCTTCTGAGGGCAAGTCAAAAAGAAACTGA
- the LOC108216833 gene encoding DEAD-box ATP-dependent RNA helicase 52C: MYATDSYSHTRRTRPSRSTYLPPHLRNTNTHPTFSDPNSYASDSQTHRFPPSRGRGTPRGRGSGRGRGRGRSYAPRNRPAFHPNPDPNPFDVIEKFDDLEILSDSDEKSGINYEVYDDIPVEASGSDIPEPANSFNEIDLGKGLNDNIRRCKYVKPTPVQRYAIPVVMAGRDLMACAQTGSGKTAAFCFPIISGILKHHNVGSGSPVNHSGVASPIALILSPTRELSCQIHEEARKFSYETGIKVAVAYGGTPITHQLHKLEKGVDILVATPGRLLDMIERAKLSLKKIKYLALDEADRMLDMGFERQIRKVVEQMGMPPPGVRQTMLFSATFPNEIQRLATDFLSNYIFLTVGKVGSSTELIAQRVEYVQDMDKRDRLMNLLVEQSANENNGKRALTLIFVETKRGADSMESWLCRNGFLATAIHGDKAQMERERALRSFKTGVRPILVATDVAARGLDVPHVTHVINYDLPKDIDDYVHRIGRTGRAGKSGLATAFFCDKNSHLAKSLVQLMQEAKQQVPPWLTQYAETSSSYGGARAYRPGGSKFGGHDFRKATNMSGGNHYYSSGYTNQVAFGEPCIAPSGPFNSFYSGEPAYPVASVDSYAAGAYGYPYNHGSLVAGTWN, encoded by the exons ATGTATGCGACTGATTCCTACTCTCATACTCGCCGCACTCGTCCGAGTCGATCCACCTACCTCCCTCCGCATCTCcgcaacacaaacacacacccTACATTCTCCGATCCCAACTCATACGCCTCCGACTCACAAACTCACCGATTCCCACCGAGTCGAGGCCGAGGCACGCCACGAGGACGTGGCTCTGGCCGTGGTCGTGGCCGCGGCCGGTCCTACGCGCCCCGCAACCGGCCCGCATTTCACCCAAACCCTGACCCTAACCCGTTCGACGTCATCGAAAAGTTCGATGATCTGGAAATACTCTCCGATTCTGACGAAAAATCCGGGATAAACTACGAGGTTTACGACGACATTCCGGTCGAAGCGAGCGGTTCAGACATACCTGAACCGGCGAACTCGTTTAATGAGATTGATTTAGGGAAGGGTTTGAATGATAATATAAGGAGGTGTAAGTATGTTAAGCCCACTCCGGTTCAGCGTTATGCTATTCCTGTTGTGATGGCTGGGAGAGATTTAATGGCTTGTGCTCAAACTGGTTCTGGCAAAACGGCGGCGTTTTGTTTCCCTATTATCAGTGGGATTCTTAAGCATCATAATGTGGGTTCGGGTAGTCCTGTGAATCATTCAGGGGTGGCTTCTCCAATTGCTCTTATCTTGTCTCCAACTAGGGAGTTATCTTGTCAG ATTCATGAGGAGGCAAGGAAGTTCTCATATGAGACTGGGATTAAAGTTGCTGTTGCATATGGGGGAACACCAATAACTCACCAG CTGCATAAATTGGAAAAGGGTGTTGACATTTTAGTTGCTACTCCTGGTCGGCTACTGGATATGATCGAGAGAGCAAAATTATCTCTCAAAAAGATCAAGTATCTAGCTCTAGATGAAGCTGATCGGATGTTGGACATGGGTTTTGAGCGACAGATTCGAAAAGTTGTTGAGCAAATGGGGATGCCTCCACCAGGCGTAAGGCAGACAATGCTTTTCAGTGCAACATTTCCAAATGAGATCCAA AGGCTTGCGACAGATTTCCTTTCAAACTACATATTTCTGACTGTTGGAAAAGTTGGCTCTAGCACAGAGCTGATTGCTCAAAGAGTTGAGTATGTCCAAGACATGGACAAAAGAGATCGTTTGATGAATCTCCTTGTTGAGCAAAGTGCGAATGAAAATAATGGCAAG CGTGCTTTGACATTGATCTTTGTGGAGACCAAGAGGGGAGCTGATTCAATGGAAAGCTGGTTATGCAGAAATGGCTTTTTAGCAACAGCAATACATGGTGACAAAGCTCAGATG GAGAGGGAACGTGCCTTGAGATCTTTCAAAACTGGAGTAAGGCCCATCTTGGTAGCGACAGATGTGGCTGCTAGAGGACTGGATGTTCCACATGTTACCCATGTCATTAACTATGATTTGCCCAAGGACATAGATGATTATGTTCACAGGATTGGCAGAACAGGCAGAGCTGGTAAATCTGGGTTGGCAACAGCATTCTTTTGTGACAAGAACTCACACCTGGCAAAGTCACTTGTGCAGCTCATGCAGGAAGCCAAACAACAAGTTCCTCCCTGGCTCACTCAATATGCAGAGACATCTTCATCTTATGGTGGTGCGCGGGCATATCGACCTGGAGGCAGCAAGTTTGGTGGTCATGATTTCAGAAAGGCAACAAATATGAGCGGTGGCAATCATTATTATTCAAGCGGATACACTAACCAAGTTGCTTTTGGTGAACCTTGCATAGCTCCCTCTGGTCCTTTTAATTCTTTCTATAGTGGTGAGCCTGCTTATCCTGTTGCTAGTGTTGATTCCTATGCTGCTGGTGCATATGGTTACCCGTATAATCATGGTTCTCTTGTTGCTGGTACTTGGAATTAA